A genomic stretch from Fusarium musae strain F31 chromosome 9, whole genome shotgun sequence includes:
- a CDS encoding hypothetical protein (EggNog:ENOG41~CAZy:GH13), whose amino-acid sequence MPDPAIMPASTPPDRQWWKEAVVYQIYPASFLDSNGDGLGDLPGIISKLDYIRSVGATAIWLSPIFKSPQHDMGYDVSDYRDIHRPYGTIEDVEALISGCHERGIKVLLDLVVNHTSHEHEWFKESRSSKTSPKRDWYFWRDPKFDAEGNRKPPNNWASIFGGSAWTYDETTEQYYLSLFLPEQPDLNWANDDMREATYDDMKFWLDKGADGFRIDSMNLMSKHPDLPDAPITRPDAEFQPGDKYFASGPRMHEYIREMREKVIDKYDCMTVGELGFTKDEDSVASYVAKDRHELNMLFTGDIVDMDFGPNHKYERDDFRLSKLKTITSRWQGAMPKFDGWNSVYMDNHDSGRSLSRYGSDKPQFRKEAAKMLAIYLGTLSGTLFLLQGQEIGMANVPESWKIDDYIDVEGLNYYNSVLKKRGPGADMSDIMREMRLKARDNGRLPMQWTADPNGGFTTSSKPWMRVNDDYDEWNVAQQEKDDDSVQVLELRQKERDVFVYGQFDMLDEYKDSEDVFAYTMTSYDGKKALVLLSFSEEEQMVEVKGDWGRRLLGGNGETFDGGIVLKGYEGVVYAGW is encoded by the exons ATGCCAGACCCCGCCATCATGCCAGCCTCAACCCCTCCCGATCGCCAATGGTGGAAAGAAGCTGTTGTCTACCAAATCTACCCAGCTAGCTTTCTTGACTCCAACGGCGATGGGCTAGGCGACTTGCCTGGTATTATCTCAAAGCTTGATTACATTCGTTCAGTGGGTGCAACGGCTATTTGGCTGTCGCCTATCTTCAAGAGTCCTCAGCATGATATGGGGTATGACGTCTCAGACTATCGCGACATTCATCGTCCTTACGGTAcgattgaagatgttgaggcgTTGATCTCTGGCTGTCATGAACGGGGTATCAAGGTGCTACTTGACCTTGTGGTGAATCATACTAGCCATGAGCATGAATGGTTCAAAGAGTCACGCTCGTCAAAAACATCACCGAAGCGAGATTGGTACTTCTGGCGTGATCCAAAGTTCGACGCAGAGGGTAATCGAAAACCGCCGAATAATTGGGCTTCCATCTTTGGTGGTAGCGCATGGACATATGATGAGACAACTGAGCAATACtacctctccctcttcctccccgaACAGCCTGATCTCAACTGGGCCAATGACGACATGCGCGAGGCAACATACGACGATATGAAGTTCTGGCTCGACAAAGGCGCCGATGGCTTTCGCATCGATTCGATGAATCTCATGTCCAAGCACCCTGATCTTCCCGATGCACCTATCACTCGACCAGACGCCGAGTTTCAGCCAGGCGATAAATACTTCGCCAGTGGTCCGCGCATGCACGAGTATATaagagagatgagggagaAGGTCATTGACAAGTATGACTGTATGACTGTTGGAGAACTAGGCTTCACAAAGGATGAGGATAGTGTGGCAAGTTACGTTGCCAAGGATAGGCATGAGTTGAATATGCTCTTCACGGGAGATATTGTTGATATGGACTTTGGTCCGAATCATAAATATGAGCGTGATGACTTTCGActctcgaagctcaagacaATCACGAGTCGGTGGCAGGGGGCTATGCCGAAGTTTGATGGCTGGAACTCTGTCTACATGGATAACCACGACTCTGGCCGCTCTCTATCTCGCTATGGATCTGACAAGCCCCAATTCCGAAAGGAAGCTGCCAAGATGCTGGCCATTTACCTCGGTACACTCAGCGGAACGCTATTCCTtctccaaggtcaagaaatCGGCATGGCTAATGTGCCTGAGTCATGGAAGATCGATGACTACATCGATGTCGAAGGCTTGAACTACTACAACAGCGTGCTCAAGAAAAGAGGCCCCGGAGCTGATATGTCCGACATCATGAGAGAGATGCGCCTCAAGGCCAGAGACAACGGCCGCTTACCCATGCAATGGACCGCCGACCCCAACGGCGGTTTCACCACCAGCTCCAAACCCTGGATGCGCGTCAACGACGACTACGATGAGTGGAACGTCGCACAACAAGAAAAAGACGATGATAGCGT ACAGGTTCTTGAGCTTAGACAGAAGGAGAGAGATGTTTTTGTTTATGGACAGTTTGACATGTTGGATGAGTACAAGGATAGTGAGGATGTGTTTGCGTATACGATGACGAGTTATGATGGGAAGAAGGCACTTGTTTTGTTGAGTTTCtcggaggaggagcagatgGTTGAGGTTAAGGGGGACTGGGGGAGGAGGTTGCTGGGAGGGAATGGGGAGACTTTTGATGGTGGGATTGTTTTGAAGGGATATGAGGGAGTAGTATATGCTGGGTGGTGA
- a CDS encoding hypothetical protein (EggNog:ENOG41): MRPFQSIPFLTYLSLIATASPISHDGEDSGFNLKPFTVDLSDGVPHMIDLSQRTERPTNRDYLDPDAGVGLETLRSLRKELIEDFNRDAEQQKLNKFHHFTAEIENQAIHFIYQKSHNLKAIPLALNHGWPGSFLGFIPLLEKLKDDFHIIIPSLPDFAFSSAPPPTWTVLDTARLFNTPMTKILEYPKYAVYGTDWGSCVAYSLYANFNTSMRLVHLSFLPFVPLYRAQLEAEGIKLSLLEEFKAQLAEEWATTGNAYYMEQATKASQNASLGVSF, translated from the exons ATGAGACCTTTCCAAAGCATTCCTTTTCTCACTTATTTATCTTTGATAGCTACCGCATCCCCTATATCTCACGACGGAGAAGACAGTGGCTTTAATCTGAAGCCCTTTACTGTTGACCTGTCCGATGGGGTCCCTCATATGATTGACCTGTCTCAGAGAACCGAGCGGCCTACGAATAGAGACTATCTTGACCCAGATGCCGGTGTTGGACTAGAAACATTGCGATCTCTGAGAAAGGAATTGATTGAGGATTTCAACAGGGACGCTGAGCAGCAAAAGCTCAACAA GTTCCACCATTTCACAGCTGAAATCGAAAACCAAGCCATCCACTTCATCTATCAAAAGTCCCATAACCTCAAAGCCATCCCCTTGGCTCTTAACCATGGATGGCCCGGGTCGTTTTTAGGATTCATCCCGttgcttgagaagctcaaggatgatTTCCATATTATCATCCCCTCTCTCCCAGACTTTGCATTCTCATCAGCACCGCCGCCGACCTGGACCGTCCTCGACACAGCTAGGCTCTTCAACACGCCCATGACCAAAATCTTGGAATATCCCAAGTACGCGGTCTACGGCACAGATTGGGGATCTTGTGTTGCATACAGTCTCTATGCCAATTTCAACACGTCGATGCGATTGGTTCACCTCTCATTCCTTCCGTTCGTCCCCTTGTATAGAGCCCAGCTTGAGGCGGAGGGTATCAAATTGTCACTTCTTGAGGAATTCAAAGCTCAACTTGCTGAGGAATGGGCTACAACTGGAAATGCTTATTATATGGAGCAAGCAACAAAGGCAAGTCAAAATGCCAGTCTCGGGGTATCATTCTAA
- a CDS encoding hypothetical protein (EggNog:ENOG41), with translation MGLSELQDTLSNIQKDIRKHTHQIEATAAEAQSLQSRIPSIKIGSESIFNKDAARLSLFEAPSNFAPSELDFQFDDLVINSSAYRRAFAKAHTENQKSHKQVEDDPANPDSNTPNIREFKLVTPSNDTPRGISQITLSDTSEAAAEDEGLYPKSQSGSLNEATGEETYQTAHTNGSDSQDLLFSQDVSQLVCNKCSVDITGRCVSALGNAWHPNCFVCYVSSTIRISEVRTD, from the exons ATGGGCCTATCTGAGCTACA GGATACTCTTTCCAATATCCAGAAAGACATTCGCAAACATACACACCAGATCGAGgccacagcagcagaagcccAATCTCTCCAATCCCGCATTCCCAGCATCAAGATTGGATCCGAATCTATTTTCAATAAAGACGCCGCCAGACTAAGTCTCTTCGAAGCGCCTTCAAATTTCGCGCCTTCGGAACTTGACTTTCAGTTTGATGACTTGGTCATTAATAGCAGTGCGTACAGGCGAGCGTTCGCCAAAGCTCATACCGAAAACCAGAAGTCACATAAACAGGTCGAAGATGATCCCGCTAATCCTGACTCTAATACACCCAATATCAGGGAGTTCAAATTGGTAACTCCATCGAATGATACACCACGTGGCATCTCACAAATAACATTATCGGATACCTCTGAAGCGGCAGCCGAAGATGAAGGTTTGTATCCCAAAAGCCAATCAGGCTCACTGAACGAAGCCACCGGGGAGGAGACGTATCAAACTGCTCATACGAACGGCTCTGACTCCCAAGATCTTCTTTTCAGCCAGGACGTGTCCCAGCTTGTGTGCAACAAGTGTTCAGTCGACATTACAGGAAGGTGTGTGTCGGCCTTGGGCAATGCATGGCATCCAAACTGCTTTGTGTGTTACGTGAGTTCCACAATCCGGATCTCAGAAGTCAGAACTGATTGA